In Salmo salar chromosome ssa03, Ssal_v3.1, whole genome shotgun sequence, a single genomic region encodes these proteins:
- the LOC106599038 gene encoding ras-related protein Rab-11B has translation MGNRDDEYDFLFKVVLIGDSGVGKSNLLSRFTRNEFNLESKSTIGVEFATRSIQVDGKTIKAQIWDTAGQERYRAITSAYYRGAVGALLVYDIAKHLTYENVERWLKELRDHADNNIVIMLVGNKSDLRHLRAVPMDEARAFAEKNTLSFIETSALDSTNVEEAFKNILTEIYRIVSQKQIAERSAHDESPGNNVVDISVPPTTDQKGNKLQCCQNL, from the exons ATGGGGAACAGAGACGATGAATACGATTTCTTGTTCAAAG TTGTGCTAATTGGGGACTCTGGCGTCGGGAAGAGTAACTTGCTCTCTCGGTTCACACGGAATGAGTTCAACCTTGAGAGTAAGAGCACCATCGGTGTGGAGTTTGCCACCCGCAGCATCCAGGTGGATGGGAAGACGATAAAGGCCCAGATATGGGACACGGCTGGACAGGAACGTTACAGAGCCATCACCTCTGC CTATTACAGAGGGGCAGTGGGTGCTCTCCTAGTGTATGACATCGCCAAGCACCTGACTTATGAAAACGTGGAGCGCTGGTTGAAGGAACTGAGGGATCATGCCGACAACAACATCGTCATCATGCTGGTGGGCAACAAGAGCGACCTGCGCCACCTCAGGGCCGTGCCCATGGATGAGGCCCGGGCTTTTGCAG AGAAGAACACTCTATCCTTTATTGAAACTTCAGCCTTAGATTCAACAAATGTAGAGGAAGCTTTCAAGAATATCCTTACAG aaaTCTATCGCATCGTATCGCAGAAGCAGATCGCTGAGCGGTCCGCCCATGACGAGTCCCCTGGAAACAATGTGGTGGACATAAGTGTTCCGCCCACCACAGACCAGAAAGGGAACAAACTGCAGTGCTGTCAGAACCTGTAA